In a genomic window of Branchiostoma floridae strain S238N-H82 chromosome 19, Bfl_VNyyK, whole genome shotgun sequence:
- the LOC118406905 gene encoding uncharacterized protein LOC118406905: MARHVTVLMGILAALACCNAAAIHKPLSKRPLRLVQNEEMRFTYTAPDTTLAMPGQTDLFIASTCNHFMGQEAEVTLVLLNNPAWNVQDGVVYFYVTDNPQKGLNDSNEVLCSNNVEGEAVTARCIVTDVSCSELYIYTRAGDVFGIAYSVTVEFRQPNDTRKVIKEKPKKIDTRHFPIYVKDECVHHLIQSVSLRAPLELVSLTSAQMTIPFCPNAEQENLLSVETSVLSVSGLSAYTQYACLKTPCEVDSPNVIASSPEQRPLNSLRLESMCDKHTSLTVLVHCWGGEQEAGVGDYVGKFNFAAGVNLKSPTSGVAKKPMY; this comes from the exons ATGGCGCGTCACGTTACAGTACTGATGGGGATCCTCGCTGCTTTGGCTTGTTGTAATGCAG CTGCGATACACAAACCGCTGTCCAAACGGCCCCTGCGGCTGGTCCAGAACGAGGAGATGAGGTTCACGTACACCGCTCCGGACACGACTCTGGCCATGCCCGGACAGACGGACCTCTTCATCGCCAGCACATGTAACCACTTCATG GGACAGGAAGCGGAAGTGACGTTGGTGCTGCTGAACAACCCAGCCTGGAACGTGCAGGACGGAGTGGTGTACTTCTACGTCACCGACAACCCTCAGAAG GGTTTGAATGATTCCAACGAAGTTCTGTGCAGCAACAACGTAGAGGGGGAGGCAGTGACAGCACGGTGCATAGTCACTGACGTCAGCTGTTCTGAGCTCTACATCTACACACGGGCCGGTGACGTCTTCGGAATTGCGTACTCCGTGACTGTTGAGTTCCGTCAGCCCAACGACACCAGGAAGGTTATCAAG GAGAAGCCAAAGAAGATCGACACCAGGCATTTCCCCATCTACGTGAAGGACGAGTGTGTCCACCATCTTATCCAGTCCGTGAGCCTTCGCGCGCCCCTGGAGCTGGTTTCGCTGACGTCCGCACAGATGACCATCCCCTTCTGTCCGAACGCCGAACAAGAAAACCTACTGTCG GTGGAAACGTCCGTGCTGAGCGTGTCAGGACTGAGCGCCTACACCCAGTACGCATGCCTGAAGACCCCCTGCGAAGTGGACAGTCCCAACGTGATCGCCAGTAGCCCCGAACAGCGCCCTCTGAACAGCCTGCGGCTCGAGTCTATGTGCGACAAGCACACGTCCCTAACGGTGCTGGTGCACTGCTGGGGCGGCGAGCAGGAGGCTGGGGTCGGAGACTATGTGGGAAAATTCAACTTCGCCGCTGGAGTGAACCTAAAGTCTCCCACCAGTGGCGTTGCCAAAAAACCTATGTACTAA